One genomic window of Moorella glycerini includes the following:
- a CDS encoding NAD(P)/FAD-dependent oxidoreductase, translated as MVEKLLADVVIIGGGYFGAAAAYHLATKGFKTVLVEQGEVAGGASGGNFGRVQLQDAEPGLSLELSLAGWQRLLRLQEELDIDIEFRRSGSLIVATNHQEWTELQEEQQKKIKAGLNIELLEGREVTRREPLLNGELVVGASYSLEAQLNPFKLIYAFLNKAAAQGCEVLENTPALGFEVANGKIKEVITSRGKIAAGTVVVAAGAWTRTLVKAVGLDLPIDFIWGEALVTEKAGPLLRNYFSLASFFASEQSGADGYQVSLCCTCSTAGNLLVGETMTAGSPGELADEAGYRSRQENLPFLVQELARFFPALVSLKAIRSWRVPVACTRDHRPYLGFWGPENMLVAAGFKSSAIMTPIAGEIIAELVAGSCRFDLSEFKEARARWAN; from the coding sequence GTGGTGGAAAAACTGCTGGCGGACGTCGTGATTATCGGCGGGGGCTATTTTGGCGCCGCGGCGGCCTATCATTTGGCGACAAAGGGTTTTAAGACCGTCCTTGTCGAGCAGGGTGAGGTCGCCGGGGGAGCGTCAGGGGGGAATTTTGGCCGGGTTCAGCTTCAGGATGCGGAGCCGGGCCTGAGTCTAGAGTTGAGCCTCGCGGGCTGGCAGCGCCTCTTGCGCTTACAGGAAGAATTGGATATTGATATAGAATTTCGGCGTTCCGGCTCTTTGATAGTTGCCACCAACCACCAGGAATGGACGGAATTGCAGGAGGAACAGCAAAAGAAAATCAAGGCGGGGTTAAATATTGAACTTCTGGAAGGGCGGGAGGTCACCCGCCGCGAACCCCTTCTTAACGGTGAGTTGGTTGTGGGGGCCAGCTATTCCCTGGAGGCGCAGCTAAACCCGTTTAAGCTGATCTATGCTTTTTTGAATAAGGCTGCGGCTCAAGGTTGCGAAGTGCTGGAAAACACGCCAGCGCTCGGTTTCGAGGTCGCCAACGGCAAAATAAAAGAAGTGATTACTTCCAGGGGCAAGATCGCCGCCGGCACGGTAGTCGTGGCGGCCGGAGCGTGGACGAGAACGTTGGTCAAAGCGGTCGGGCTAGACCTCCCCATAGACTTTATTTGGGGGGAGGCTTTAGTAACGGAAAAGGCGGGGCCTTTGTTGCGCAACTATTTCTCCCTAGCCTCCTTTTTCGCGAGTGAGCAGAGCGGCGCGGACGGTTACCAGGTTTCCTTATGCTGCACCTGCAGTACCGCCGGCAATTTACTGGTCGGTGAGACCATGACGGCCGGCAGCCCCGGGGAACTGGCCGACGAAGCCGGCTACCGGTCGCGGCAGGAAAATTTGCCGTTCCTCGTTCAGGAGCTGGCCCGTTTTTTCCCCGCCCTGGTCTCCTTAAAGGCCATCCGCAGCTGGAGGGTGCCGGTGGCCTGCACCAGGGATCATAGGCCATATTTGGGATTTTGGGGTCCGGAAAATATGCTTGTTGCCGCGGGCTTTAAAAGTTCGGCAATTATGACGCCTATTGCCGGTGAGATTATCGCGGAGCTGGTGGCCGGAAGCTGCCGCTTCGATTTAAGCGAGTTTAAAGAGGCAAGAGCAAGATGGGCAAATTAA